A DNA window from Fibrobacter sp. UWB4 contains the following coding sequences:
- a CDS encoding ATPase, T2SS/T4P/T4SS family translates to MASEIESLLEYALNIGASELIVTEGAPSAVRFAGRVCAVPESSSLPFGSLLEFLGALDGESGTFVGGPWVNTRWRVKYFREAHGNAAIFRPLMAECPEFTALGAPTALDSLLGLSSGLVIFAGPACSGKTVSAVSYVSALCSSSILRFCDLDEGRELPVKTGESLKLVNTVGSTSEKLEQGLRSGTDLFWLGDFDGSSLISILRAAESGALVVMNVTAGNTVGVIDALLSAATPENRDLVRTMLAAALKAVVVQRLLPSAAENGGAVSAWEILFNTQNVAAHIRSGEQFKLPSVMASSASEGMLLMDDCLAEFVRSGYVTAEEAGRYVSNPARLA, encoded by the coding sequence ATGGCATCAGAAATTGAATCTCTTTTGGAATACGCCTTGAACATCGGGGCGAGCGAATTGATTGTGACCGAGGGCGCTCCTTCGGCGGTCCGCTTTGCAGGCCGCGTCTGTGCAGTTCCGGAATCTTCATCACTCCCGTTTGGTTCTCTGCTTGAATTTTTAGGCGCGCTTGATGGCGAATCGGGAACGTTTGTCGGAGGTCCTTGGGTGAACACCAGGTGGCGCGTGAAGTACTTCCGCGAAGCGCATGGCAATGCGGCAATATTTCGCCCGCTTATGGCCGAATGTCCGGAATTTACGGCGCTTGGCGCACCTACTGCCCTCGATAGCTTGCTTGGTCTCAGTTCCGGTCTCGTGATTTTTGCAGGGCCAGCGTGCTCCGGGAAAACGGTCTCTGCGGTGTCTTATGTCTCGGCTTTGTGCAGTTCTAGCATTTTGCGGTTCTGCGATCTGGACGAAGGTCGTGAGCTGCCTGTGAAAACGGGCGAAAGCTTAAAGCTCGTGAACACGGTCGGTTCGACCTCCGAAAAGCTGGAGCAGGGCCTTCGCAGCGGAACAGATCTTTTCTGGCTTGGCGATTTTGACGGCTCGTCGTTGATTTCCATTTTACGTGCCGCAGAATCGGGCGCCTTGGTGGTCATGAACGTGACGGCAGGTAACACCGTTGGCGTTATTGACGCTCTCCTTTCTGCTGCTACTCCTGAAAATCGAGACCTTGTCCGTACAATGCTTGCTGCAGCTCTCAAGGCTGTTGTCGTGCAGAGACTTTTGCCCTCGGCCGCTGAAAACGGTGGCGCCGTTTCGGCCTGGGAAATCCTTTTTAACACGCAAAACGTGGCTGCTCACATTCGCAGTGGTGAACAATTCAAGCTTCCATCCGTTATGGCCTCCTCCGCATCCGAAGGAATGCTTTTGATGGACGATTGCCTAGCTGAATTTGTTCGCTCTGGCTATGTGACTGCCGAAGAGGCAGGTAGGTATGTTTCCAATCCCGCTCGGCTGGCTTAA
- a CDS encoding patatin-like phospholipase family protein, whose product MFPIPLGWLKKSLLVTVAFVASVYVAPVQAEHSADETLLSAMQLVPDSLQAKKTKTVLYLGGGERSPWFHLGVLYALEEYKIPVDSIVATSWGAWMGALWSLGVSIDDIQRLMLDSYIADYLGVNAIHAKTEHDAFKLPVSLDGVPSLRQRFSFYADTAGRVYRSMHALVPDTASIERSLSRLRFEESLYRQHGTYRIPFTLLTCDSVVGNPSYADIVSSLPLSGHEKSGELCPYLALPQTKNQQEASLIVVADPVRFDVDGNAETRTIKKNVLSMLVDQGIFIRSHSIRDTSRKSMIQAGFSAVERSLRDIIPTVDGRREYGDKQKSEAWFEFNPMFDSLSAEHHSSVLSYWNPKDTGFTAPVNFAYSIASKAPYDTISFSMQPDGCLLIDVGVHPTLDVAAGGFGSNVNGANAYGEVTLNYVNQMEINLKLAGFYGTSSYGFRPRLELSNLISYRWKFRFGYDLMKLRILKAFENDNVYEENRFEYEKRNDLFLSARYAFDKMQSIELKFLFGSREFELSPLALPEMDFFDDDDDFQNSSSNYETSPVTQSVRYSLLNGEDDDWFASKGFAANAYLGLNLIGYGFHQRGPIYGTYALDGRFSYAPTPHSSVTVGAAVGLDAFRDGGRFKFPENFGNTAMEDRYRLHVTPTPWSEDWLDPELSTHGYAMIRVNGGVHRHGFGAWLSFAYIHDFEDKSTARLNSNKFVFEPALRYQYRSFTIYAGLNRIVDTETFGDVKDFKNYRYFIRIGDYNLF is encoded by the coding sequence ATGTTTCCAATCCCGCTCGGCTGGCTTAAAAAATCACTTCTTGTGACGGTGGCGTTTGTTGCCTCCGTTTATGTGGCGCCTGTGCAGGCGGAGCATTCTGCTGATGAAACGCTTTTGAGCGCCATGCAGCTGGTGCCTGATTCACTCCAGGCCAAGAAGACTAAGACTGTGCTTTACCTGGGCGGTGGCGAGCGCTCCCCGTGGTTTCATCTGGGTGTCCTGTATGCATTGGAAGAATACAAGATCCCTGTCGATTCCATCGTGGCTACATCGTGGGGCGCCTGGATGGGGGCTTTGTGGTCGCTTGGCGTCTCGATAGACGATATCCAGCGCTTGATGCTCGATTCGTACATTGCTGATTATTTAGGGGTCAATGCGATCCATGCAAAGACGGAACATGACGCGTTTAAGCTCCCGGTTTCGCTGGATGGAGTTCCTTCGCTCCGTCAGAGATTTTCGTTCTATGCCGATACGGCTGGGCGTGTTTATCGGAGCATGCATGCGCTTGTCCCTGATACCGCTTCCATTGAACGCTCGCTTTCTCGCCTCCGTTTTGAAGAATCCCTTTACCGCCAGCATGGGACTTACCGTATTCCCTTTACGCTTCTCACGTGCGATAGCGTTGTGGGAAATCCTTCGTATGCAGATATTGTAAGTTCGCTACCGCTTTCTGGGCATGAAAAATCTGGAGAACTCTGTCCGTATTTGGCTCTCCCGCAGACAAAAAATCAGCAAGAGGCTTCGCTGATTGTCGTTGCCGATCCTGTCCGATTTGATGTTGATGGAAATGCGGAAACGCGTACCATCAAGAAAAATGTTTTGTCGATGCTTGTGGATCAGGGCATCTTTATAAGGTCTCATTCTATTCGCGATACGTCTCGCAAGTCCATGATCCAGGCGGGCTTTTCGGCGGTGGAACGTAGCCTGCGCGATATTATTCCTACTGTCGATGGTCGCAGGGAATATGGCGATAAGCAAAAATCCGAAGCGTGGTTTGAATTTAATCCGATGTTTGATAGCCTTTCTGCAGAACATCATTCATCGGTCCTGTCTTACTGGAATCCCAAGGATACCGGCTTTACAGCCCCGGTCAATTTTGCCTATTCTATCGCGTCTAAGGCTCCTTATGATACCATCTCGTTCAGCATGCAGCCTGATGGATGTCTTTTGATTGATGTAGGGGTCCATCCGACGCTGGATGTGGCCGCAGGCGGTTTTGGCTCCAATGTTAATGGGGCGAACGCCTATGGCGAGGTGACCCTAAATTACGTAAACCAGATGGAAATAAATTTGAAGCTTGCTGGCTTTTATGGGACTTCGTCTTATGGCTTTAGGCCGCGCCTTGAACTTTCGAACTTGATCAGCTATCGCTGGAAATTCCGCTTTGGCTATGACTTGATGAAGCTTCGTATTCTAAAGGCTTTTGAAAACGATAATGTTTACGAAGAAAACCGTTTTGAATACGAAAAGCGCAACGATCTCTTTTTGTCGGCAAGGTATGCCTTTGATAAAATGCAGTCTATCGAGCTGAAGTTCTTGTTTGGAAGCCGCGAGTTTGAACTGTCTCCGCTTGCGTTGCCTGAAATGGACTTTTTTGACGATGACGATGATTTTCAGAATTCGAGTTCCAACTACGAGACGAGTCCTGTAACGCAGAGCGTTCGCTATTCTTTGTTGAACGGTGAAGATGACGACTGGTTTGCGTCAAAGGGATTCGCTGCGAATGCGTATCTGGGCTTAAACTTGATTGGCTACGGCTTCCATCAGAGAGGGCCAATCTATGGAACGTACGCTTTGGATGGGCGCTTTTCCTATGCGCCGACGCCACATTCCTCGGTGACTGTTGGGGCCGCTGTTGGGCTGGATGCGTTCCGAGATGGGGGGCGTTTTAAGTTCCCTGAAAACTTTGGAAATACAGCGATGGAAGACCGCTATCGCTTGCATGTGACGCCAACGCCATGGTCTGAAGATTGGCTTGACCCGGAGCTTTCGACGCATGGGTATGCGATGATTCGCGTGAACGGCGGCGTTCATCGCCATGGATTTGGCGCCTGGCTTTCGTTTGCGTATATACACGATTTCGAGGACAAGTCAACCGCACGGTTGAATTCAAACAAGTTTGTGTTTGAGCCTGCTCTCCGCTATCAATATCGGTCGTTTACGATTTACGCTGGACTGAATCGCATTGTCGATACGGAGACCTTTGGCGATGTGAAGGATTTTAAGAATTACAGATACTTTATCCGTATCGGTGATTATAATCTGTTCTAA
- the mltG gene encoding endolytic transglycosylase MltG, with translation MKKIFSITAIILVLTAVFAYFHVNQRLSAVSLNENTVILEIPKGSSPTKVLQILQAKGIWKDDFAFTLWCKLNKPALKAGFYEVPAHQTLDELAELFESGKNAVRKVTIPEGRASWEIPAYLQKSFPDLDTARWNKLVQDPKFARSLGIEGNSLEGYLLPDTYPFAINSDEESILRQMVAANFKVRDEMKARKSPMWDKLKNWHRVLTLASVVEEETGIPDERPLIAGVFHNRLDIGMPLGADPTVRFIFKNLTGPIYKSQLNSDSPYNTRKFPGLMPGPISNPGRKAIEATLFPAKTEALYFVAKDDGSHTHFFSTNLADHNKYKDVAAKNRGEKK, from the coding sequence ATGAAGAAGATTTTTTCAATTACCGCCATCATCCTCGTTCTAACTGCTGTTTTTGCGTATTTCCACGTAAATCAACGGTTGAGCGCCGTTTCACTCAACGAAAATACCGTCATTTTGGAGATTCCAAAAGGCAGTTCCCCTACAAAAGTTTTACAAATTTTACAAGCGAAAGGGATCTGGAAAGACGATTTTGCATTCACTTTATGGTGCAAATTGAATAAGCCAGCCCTCAAAGCGGGTTTTTACGAGGTCCCCGCCCACCAGACACTCGATGAACTTGCCGAACTGTTCGAAAGCGGAAAGAATGCAGTCCGAAAGGTGACCATCCCCGAAGGTCGAGCCTCCTGGGAAATCCCGGCCTACCTCCAGAAGAGCTTCCCGGACCTCGACACGGCCCGTTGGAACAAACTAGTCCAGGACCCGAAGTTCGCCCGATCGCTCGGCATCGAAGGGAACTCGCTCGAAGGCTATCTGCTGCCAGACACCTACCCCTTCGCCATCAACTCCGACGAAGAATCCATACTGCGACAGATGGTCGCCGCAAACTTCAAGGTGCGCGACGAGATGAAAGCACGTAAAAGCCCCATGTGGGATAAACTCAAAAACTGGCACCGGGTGTTGACACTTGCAAGCGTAGTCGAAGAAGAAACTGGCATTCCAGACGAGCGACCGCTGATTGCTGGCGTATTCCACAACAGACTGGACATCGGTATGCCGCTCGGGGCAGACCCGACGGTGCGGTTCATCTTCAAGAACTTGACAGGCCCTATCTACAAGAGCCAGTTGAATAGCGACAGTCCGTACAACACCCGCAAGTTCCCGGGACTCATGCCTGGACCTATTTCAAATCCAGGCCGCAAGGCGATAGAAGCAACGCTTTTCCCGGCGAAGACGGAAGCCCTTTACTTTGTTGCAAAAGACGACGGTTCGCACACGCATTTCTTCAGCACGAATCTCGCCGACCACAACAAGTACAAGGATGTCGCCGCCAAGAACCGCGGCGAGAAGAAATAA
- a CDS encoding AzlC family ABC transporter permease — MSYLKGLKDGSPIGLGYFAVSFSFGIAGSKIFSWPLVTLISMTNLTSAGQFAGLQIMADAAGTFIEMALATFFINLRYSLMAISLSQKVSPDFGTVKRLLLATGITDEIFAVAMSQKRVTPIYFLGLSTLPYIGWSLGTMVGAICGEILPAIVTNALGVALYGMFVAIVVPQMKVHGPTVFAVVIAVALSCAFKFFPPLSGVSVGFAIIICALVASFVAAWFFPMANVNDDDEEAK, encoded by the coding sequence ATGAGTTATTTGAAGGGTTTAAAAGACGGTTCCCCGATTGGGCTTGGCTACTTTGCCGTCTCGTTCTCTTTTGGTATTGCAGGCTCGAAGATCTTTTCGTGGCCGCTTGTGACGCTTATATCCATGACGAACTTGACCTCGGCAGGTCAGTTTGCAGGACTCCAGATCATGGCAGATGCCGCCGGCACGTTTATCGAGATGGCGCTTGCGACGTTCTTTATTAACCTCCGCTATTCGCTGATGGCAATTTCCCTGTCCCAGAAGGTTTCGCCCGATTTTGGTACGGTGAAGCGCCTTTTGCTTGCGACGGGCATCACGGACGAGATTTTTGCGGTGGCGATGTCGCAGAAGCGCGTGACGCCGATATACTTCCTTGGGCTTTCGACGCTCCCTTACATTGGCTGGTCGCTTGGGACGATGGTCGGCGCGATCTGCGGTGAAATTCTCCCGGCAATAGTGACAAACGCCCTTGGCGTTGCGCTTTATGGCATGTTTGTTGCGATTGTGGTGCCGCAGATGAAGGTGCATGGCCCGACGGTTTTCGCTGTCGTGATTGCTGTTGCGCTTAGCTGTGCGTTCAAGTTCTTCCCGCCGCTGAGCGGCGTGTCTGTCGGTTTTGCGATTATCATTTGTGCGCTTGTGGCGTCCTTTGTTGCGGCGTGGTTCTTCCCGATGGCAAACGTCAATGATGATGACGAGGAGGCCAAATGA
- a CDS encoding AzlD domain-containing protein — protein sequence MNIDMQTYLIYLLVMAGVTLFLRAVPFILLRKKLKSVFWSSFLAYVPYTVLSAMTVPAIFFATDSRLTGACALFAAVVASLLGGGLVTVAAVSCLTVLGVDGLMLL from the coding sequence ATGAATATCGACATGCAGACTTACCTGATTTACTTGCTCGTAATGGCTGGCGTGACGCTCTTCTTGCGTGCTGTGCCGTTCATTTTGCTGCGCAAGAAGCTCAAGAGCGTGTTCTGGAGTTCGTTCCTCGCTTACGTGCCATACACTGTGCTCAGTGCGATGACCGTGCCTGCCATCTTCTTTGCGACGGATAGTCGTTTGACGGGCGCCTGCGCGCTTTTTGCTGCCGTGGTCGCTTCGCTCCTCGGCGGTGGCCTCGTGACCGTTGCTGCGGTTTCGTGCCTTACCGTTCTTGGCGTTGACGGACTCATGCTTCTGTGA
- a CDS encoding VWA domain-containing protein: MDIGTLHFQNPEAFWLLLFVPLLIALYVYRQQRRKSTIKFPALALAKKAVPSRRVKFRHIVPALRLAALVCFVVALARPQNAMEVEYTSTDGVDIMLALDVSGSMGTLDMLTRTEQAKLGTMNAEKFLKRGEYWKFSRLGYAQDVIAEFIGKRHSDRIGLSAFGARSFTQCPLTMDYGSLLEILKASDDLARDTLVNNRTAIGDGLMNALARLKMSDAKSRVVILLTDGRDNASVVPPVRAAEVAKSLGVKVYTVGVGKKSGKILSFQQNPWTGEISWGERDITPEEGIDEGVLKAIASKTGGRFYRAENKAELEKIYSEIDELEKTEIETIAYARYAEKFYPWLLVGALLILLELILANTRFVRIP; this comes from the coding sequence ATGGATATTGGAACCCTTCATTTTCAAAATCCCGAAGCCTTTTGGCTGTTGTTGTTCGTTCCGCTGTTGATTGCGCTTTATGTTTACCGTCAGCAGCGTCGCAAGAGCACGATCAAGTTCCCGGCGCTCGCGCTTGCAAAGAAGGCTGTGCCGAGCCGTCGTGTAAAGTTTAGGCATATCGTCCCGGCTCTTCGTTTGGCGGCCCTTGTTTGCTTTGTTGTGGCGCTTGCCCGCCCGCAGAATGCGATGGAAGTCGAATACACTTCGACCGATGGCGTTGATATCATGCTTGCGCTTGACGTTTCGGGATCGATGGGTACGCTTGACATGCTTACCCGCACCGAACAGGCAAAGCTTGGTACGATGAATGCTGAAAAATTCTTGAAACGCGGCGAATACTGGAAGTTCAGCCGCCTGGGCTACGCGCAGGACGTGATTGCCGAATTCATTGGCAAGCGCCATAGCGACCGCATTGGTCTTTCGGCTTTTGGTGCCCGCTCGTTTACGCAGTGTCCGCTCACGATGGATTACGGTTCCCTGCTCGAAATCCTGAAGGCTAGTGACGACCTCGCTCGCGATACGCTTGTGAATAACAGGACCGCTATTGGCGATGGGCTTATGAACGCCCTTGCAAGGCTCAAGATGTCCGACGCCAAGTCTCGCGTGGTGATTCTTTTGACTGATGGTCGCGATAACGCGAGTGTCGTCCCGCCGGTGCGCGCCGCCGAAGTGGCAAAGTCCCTGGGTGTAAAGGTTTATACAGTCGGCGTCGGCAAAAAGTCTGGCAAGATTCTTTCGTTCCAGCAGAACCCGTGGACGGGAGAAATCTCCTGGGGCGAACGCGACATCACGCCTGAGGAAGGCATTGACGAAGGCGTTCTCAAGGCGATTGCGTCAAAGACGGGTGGGCGTTTCTACCGTGCCGAAAACAAGGCCGAACTTGAAAAGATTTATTCTGAAATCGATGAACTCGAAAAGACGGAAATCGAGACGATCGCTTATGCCCGCTATGCCGAAAAGTTCTACCCGTGGCTCCTGGTCGGTGCACTCCTCATTTTGCTGGAACTCATCCTCGCGAACACCAGATTCGTGAGAATCCCGTGA
- a CDS encoding GGDEF domain-containing protein, which yields MSYIGLIEINVICIVVLLITLLQFKDSILRHLEERILGFTIIDTIIYIVLSTVTKMLYSVHVQSDLYSSNQKICVIYAVMYALSLSSSLLLAQLWFSFIFLRIRKSIYSYKHLFPLFSTPSIIGIFICIGISIYGFTNDCHTTSLQFKRLMPFLIGLNFIYIIATMVLGIQHAIVQKNSTNRKEAFYLSFIALVPSSACILQCFIPDIPLTDPIFALTLLHVYVTLLKYRITSDPLTNVNNKIRLIDYLQYITQHQDPSKRLFFLVMEVDYFKAIVRNFGYEMSDRVIADLASFFKRQCRGQNAFLARTGENQFVIVMERDEVSEIESFCQKLVRDCDRDSMQSDIMTAWKISFSLHYAEISNISTSNISQFFAEAKKNCYKPETPAPKE from the coding sequence ATGTCCTACATAGGTTTAATAGAAATTAACGTCATCTGTATAGTAGTACTTCTTATTACACTACTACAGTTCAAGGATAGTATCCTCAGGCACCTCGAAGAACGCATTCTCGGCTTTACCATCATCGACACCATCATTTACATCGTGCTGAGTACAGTCACGAAAATGCTGTATTCGGTCCACGTGCAAAGCGATCTTTATTCAAGCAACCAGAAAATCTGCGTTATTTACGCCGTCATGTATGCATTAAGCTTGAGTTCGTCGCTCCTACTTGCCCAGCTGTGGTTTTCCTTTATATTCCTCCGCATACGCAAGAGCATCTATTCTTACAAGCACTTGTTTCCGCTGTTCTCGACACCTAGCATCATCGGTATATTCATCTGCATCGGCATCAGCATTTACGGATTTACAAACGACTGCCATACGACGTCGCTCCAGTTCAAAAGGCTTATGCCGTTCCTTATCGGGCTGAACTTCATCTACATTATCGCGACCATGGTTCTTGGCATCCAGCATGCCATCGTGCAAAAAAATTCAACCAACCGAAAAGAAGCGTTCTATCTCTCATTTATAGCCCTTGTACCGAGCAGCGCATGCATCCTTCAGTGCTTCATCCCGGACATCCCGCTCACCGACCCGATTTTCGCGCTTACGCTCCTGCACGTCTATGTCACACTGTTGAAGTACAGAATCACATCGGACCCGCTGACTAACGTAAACAACAAGATCCGACTGATAGACTATCTCCAGTACATCACGCAACATCAGGATCCAAGCAAGCGACTGTTCTTCCTGGTTATGGAAGTAGACTACTTTAAGGCTATCGTACGCAACTTTGGTTACGAAATGTCCGACCGCGTGATCGCGGACCTGGCTTCATTTTTCAAGCGACAGTGCCGAGGGCAAAACGCATTCCTGGCCAGAACGGGTGAAAACCAGTTTGTGATCGTCATGGAACGCGATGAAGTTTCTGAAATTGAATCGTTCTGCCAAAAGCTTGTACGCGATTGCGACCGCGACAGCATGCAGTCTGACATCATGACAGCCTGGAAAATTTCTTTCAGCCTCCACTACGCTGAAATTTCGAACATTTCCACAAGCAACATTTCCCAGTTCTTCGCGGAAGCCAAAAAGAACTGCTACAAGCCCGAAACCCCGGCACCGAAAGAGTAA